One Luteibacter sp. 9135 DNA segment encodes these proteins:
- the pnp gene encoding polyribonucleotide nucleotidyltransferase translates to MAKVTKSFQYGSHEVTLETGEIARQASGAVMVSMGGTVVLVTVVAAPKAREGQDFFPLTVDYMEKFYSAGRIPGGFFKREGRPTEKETLTSRLIDRPLRPLFPEEFRNEIQVIAQVVSLNPEVDGDIPALLGASAAMSLAGVPFKGPIGAARVGYANGQYILNPTATQLKTSDLDLVVAGTSSAVMMVESEAKLLSEDVMLGSVVFGHQQMQAAIDTINAFVAEAGVKTFKWDAPVAKTALYDAVKAAVGNRFAEAFQIRDKLARRDVISALKSDVKTAIAADAEANGWTDGDIGNAFGEVEYRTLRDGVLSTKVRIDGRQLDDVRPISVRVGVLPRTHGSALFTRGETQALVVATLGTTRDSQIIDAPEGEWKDTFLFHYNFPPFSVGETGRVGSPKRREIGHGRLAKRGVQAVKPTIEEFPYVVRVVSEITESNGSSSMASVCGSSLAMMDAGVPLKSPVAGIAMGLVKEGNDFVVLSDILGDEDHLGDMDFKVAGTADGVSALQMDIKVDGITEEIMRTALAQAKRGRLHILGEMAKCITEARSEMSEFAPRLLTIKIHPDKIREVIGKGGATIRSITEETGTTIDITDDGNVVIASVNREAAEAARKRIEQIVSDVEPGRIYEGKVAKLMDFGAFVTIMPGKDGLVHVSQISSERVEKVSDKLKEGDIVKVKVLEVDKQGRIRLSMKAVTEDENVTG, encoded by the coding sequence GTGGCGAAAGTAACCAAGTCATTCCAGTACGGTTCTCACGAAGTCACACTGGAGACGGGCGAAATCGCCCGGCAGGCCTCCGGTGCGGTCATGGTCAGCATGGGCGGCACGGTCGTCCTGGTGACGGTCGTCGCAGCGCCCAAGGCGCGCGAAGGCCAGGACTTCTTCCCCCTCACGGTCGACTACATGGAGAAGTTCTACTCCGCGGGTCGCATTCCGGGTGGCTTCTTCAAGCGCGAAGGCCGTCCGACCGAGAAGGAGACGCTGACTTCGCGCCTCATCGATCGTCCGCTTCGTCCGCTGTTCCCGGAAGAGTTCCGCAACGAGATCCAGGTCATCGCCCAGGTCGTCTCGCTGAACCCGGAAGTGGATGGTGACATCCCGGCGCTGCTCGGCGCCTCGGCGGCCATGTCGCTCGCCGGCGTGCCCTTCAAGGGCCCGATCGGCGCGGCACGCGTCGGTTACGCCAACGGCCAGTACATCCTCAACCCGACCGCCACCCAGCTGAAGACCTCCGACCTCGACCTCGTCGTGGCCGGCACCTCCAGCGCCGTGATGATGGTCGAGTCGGAAGCGAAGCTGCTCAGCGAAGACGTCATGCTCGGCTCGGTGGTCTTCGGCCACCAGCAGATGCAGGCCGCGATCGACACGATCAACGCCTTCGTCGCCGAAGCCGGCGTCAAGACGTTCAAGTGGGACGCCCCGGTCGCCAAGACGGCGCTGTACGACGCGGTCAAGGCCGCCGTCGGCAACCGTTTCGCCGAAGCCTTCCAGATCCGCGACAAGCTGGCCCGTCGTGACGTCATCAGCGCGCTCAAGAGCGACGTGAAGACGGCCATCGCTGCCGACGCCGAAGCCAATGGCTGGACCGATGGCGACATCGGCAACGCCTTCGGCGAAGTCGAGTACCGCACCCTGCGCGATGGCGTGCTCAGCACGAAGGTCCGTATCGACGGTCGCCAGCTCGACGACGTCCGCCCGATCTCGGTGCGCGTCGGCGTCCTGCCGCGCACGCACGGTTCGGCGCTCTTCACCCGCGGTGAAACGCAGGCCCTGGTGGTCGCCACGCTCGGCACCACGCGCGACTCGCAGATCATCGACGCGCCGGAAGGCGAGTGGAAGGACACGTTCCTGTTCCATTACAACTTCCCTCCGTTCTCGGTCGGTGAAACCGGTCGCGTCGGTAGCCCGAAGCGTCGCGAGATCGGCCACGGCCGTCTTGCCAAGCGCGGCGTGCAGGCCGTCAAGCCGACGATCGAAGAGTTCCCGTACGTCGTCCGCGTCGTCTCGGAAATCACCGAGTCGAACGGTTCCTCGTCGATGGCGTCGGTCTGCGGTTCGTCGCTGGCCATGATGGACGCGGGCGTTCCGCTGAAGTCGCCGGTCGCCGGTATCGCCATGGGCCTGGTGAAGGAAGGCAACGACTTCGTCGTGCTCTCCGACATCCTCGGTGACGAAGATCACCTCGGCGACATGGACTTCAAGGTGGCCGGTACCGCCGATGGCGTGTCCGCGCTGCAGATGGACATCAAGGTCGACGGCATCACCGAGGAAATCATGCGCACGGCGCTGGCCCAGGCCAAGCGTGGTCGCCTGCACATCCTCGGCGAGATGGCCAAGTGCATCACCGAAGCCCGCTCGGAAATGAGCGAGTTCGCACCGCGCCTGCTGACCATCAAGATCCACCCGGACAAGATCCGCGAAGTGATCGGCAAGGGTGGCGCCACCATCCGTTCGATCACGGAAGAGACCGGCACCACCATCGACATCACCGACGACGGCAACGTCGTGATCGCCTCGGTCAACCGCGAAGCGGCCGAAGCCGCCCGCAAGCGCATCGAGCAGATCGTGTCGGACGTCGAGCCGGGTCGCATCTACGAGGGCAAGGTCGCCAAGCTGATGGACTTCGGCGCATTCGTCACGATCATGCCGGGCAAGGATGGTCTGGTGCACGTGTCGCAGATTTCCAGCGAGCGCGTCGAGAAGGTCTCCGACAAGCTCAAGGAAGGCGACATCGTCAAGGTCAAGGTGCTGGAAGTCGACAAGCAGGGCCGCATCCGCCTGTCGATGAAGGCCGTTACCGAAGACGAAAACGTCACCGGCTGA
- the rpsO gene encoding 30S ribosomal protein S15, whose amino-acid sequence MLTPEQTGQIIKDFGRKENDTGSSEVQVALLSANITALQEHFAAHKQDHHSRRGLLKMVNQRKKLLAYLKKSDLARYQTLIERLGLRR is encoded by the coding sequence ATGCTTACTCCTGAACAGACCGGTCAGATCATCAAGGATTTCGGCCGCAAAGAGAACGACACCGGCTCGTCGGAAGTCCAGGTCGCCCTGCTGTCCGCCAATATCACCGCGCTGCAGGAGCACTTCGCAGCACACAAGCAGGACCACCACTCGCGTCGCGGTCTGCTCAAGATGGTCAATCAGCGCAAGAAGCTGCTGGCCTATCTGAAGAAGAGCGATCTCGCTCGCTACCAGACCCTGATCGAACGCCTCGGCCTGCGCCGCTAA
- the truB gene encoding tRNA pseudouridine(55) synthase TruB, with amino-acid sequence MTRRTFLDIHGILLLDKPLGLSSNQALQTARRLVGAAKGGHTGSLDPLATGLLPLCFGEATKIAGWLLGSRKAYEAEVRLGATTTTADLEGDIVETRPVPPLDDATIEAALAPLRGHIVQVPPAYSAIKQDGVPLYVRARRGEAVDVPAREVDVYRLEVIERQGDTVRLHVECGSGTYVRSLAVDFGAHLGCGAHLTALRRLWVEPFMAPTMVTLDQLRDAVETGPDPLEALILPVAAGLSHIPRVELDPEQTRVLGFGQPVPLGQGVAPGRCGVWGADGRLMALGETGEDGVLRVLRGFNLPPV; translated from the coding sequence ATGACACGCCGAACCTTCCTCGACATCCACGGCATCCTCCTCCTGGACAAGCCGCTGGGCCTCAGTTCCAACCAGGCGTTGCAGACGGCGCGCCGGCTGGTTGGCGCGGCCAAGGGCGGCCACACCGGCAGCCTCGATCCGCTTGCTACGGGGCTGTTGCCGCTTTGCTTCGGCGAAGCGACCAAGATCGCCGGCTGGCTGCTGGGCTCGCGCAAGGCCTATGAGGCCGAGGTGCGCCTGGGCGCGACCACGACTACGGCGGACCTGGAAGGCGACATCGTCGAGACGCGGCCGGTGCCGCCGCTGGACGACGCGACGATCGAAGCGGCGCTGGCCCCCCTGCGCGGGCACATCGTGCAGGTTCCTCCCGCGTATTCGGCGATCAAGCAGGATGGCGTGCCGCTCTACGTGCGTGCGCGTCGCGGCGAGGCCGTGGACGTGCCGGCCCGCGAGGTGGACGTCTACCGGCTCGAGGTGATCGAACGCCAGGGCGACACCGTTCGGCTCCATGTGGAGTGCGGCTCGGGCACCTACGTACGCAGCCTGGCGGTGGATTTCGGCGCCCACCTGGGCTGCGGGGCGCACCTGACCGCCCTGCGCCGGCTCTGGGTCGAACCGTTCATGGCGCCCACCATGGTCACCCTCGACCAGTTGCGCGACGCCGTCGAGACCGGTCCCGACCCGCTCGAGGCCCTGATCCTGCCGGTGGCCGCCGGCCTCAGCCATATTCCCCGGGTGGAACTCGATCCGGAGCAGACCCGTGTCCTCGGTTTCGGCCAGCCGGTGCCGCTGGGGCAGGGCGTGGCGCCCGGCCGCTGCGGTGTCTGGGGCGCCGATGGGCGTCTGATGGCGCTGGGCGAAACCGGCGAAGATGGCGTGCTGAGGGTGCTTCGGGGCTTCAATCTGCCACCCGTGTGA
- the rbfA gene encoding 30S ribosome-binding factor RbfA, protein MPSRDFKRTDRVSAQLRREIGELVHAAVRDHALPSVSVSDVEVTRDLDWATVWVTALMPDQSAEVVKALKEFAPEFRHSLSKSMILRKVPQLKFKYDESVDNGERIERLLRENPVPPADPADET, encoded by the coding sequence ATGCCGTCCCGTGATTTCAAGCGCACCGACCGTGTGTCCGCCCAGCTCCGCCGCGAAATCGGCGAACTGGTCCACGCCGCCGTGCGCGACCACGCGCTGCCCTCGGTCAGCGTGTCCGACGTGGAAGTAACCCGCGACCTCGACTGGGCCACCGTGTGGGTCACCGCGCTCATGCCGGATCAGTCCGCCGAAGTGGTCAAGGCGTTGAAGGAATTCGCTCCCGAGTTTCGTCATTCGCTGTCCAAATCGATGATCCTGCGCAAGGTGCCCCAGCTGAAGTTCAAATACGACGAGTCGGTCGACAACGGCGAACGCATCGAGCGCCTCCTGCGCGAAAACCCCGTCCCGCCCGCCGACCCGGCCGACGAAACCTGA
- the infB gene encoding translation initiation factor IF-2 — protein sequence MSDVTIKQLAHQLGLPVDKLLGQLGEAGMKFSDAEQVISSTEKVKLLGFLRRTHGKNDAAPEGEGTSPRQITLKRRTVGELKVNSGSGRGAGPAKTVNVEVRAKRTYVKRSAIAEDASHEPEREDAVRKLAESQAQREQEESQRREETERREQAEAARREAEAEAHRQEAAAAESRRQAEEAEQHARAEAARAQTEAAPAPADAAPDATVSDVTQPAPAALGEDGLPTHQTAKLDNRKLGMILPRIHEPRKRERVVSKPVPPPPPAPAPAPVAAAPAPAAARAAAPAPRPAPGAVAAANDTRGNARPKHGGGGGSPGGGGGRNDRDAGGKRFAGGEMHLSDADRARRSSSNNRRGGGKDRGRMTASRGNASSGGPHGFTRPTAAVVRDVVIGDNNLVTELAQKMAVKGAEVVKALFKMGVMATINQTIDHDTAALVVEELGHNPVRATDNDAEAALATHTQNAELEGDKVTRPPVVTIMGHVDHGKTSLLDYIRRTKVASGEAGGITQHIGAYHVETSRGVITFLDTPGHAAFTSMRARGAQSTDIVVLVVAADDGVMPQTQEAVKHARAAKVPLIVAVNKMDKSGANPDNVKQGLGLLEVIPEEWGGDTPFVPLSAKTGDGVDALLDAISIQAEVMELKAVADGRASGVVIESSLDRGRGPVATVLVQQGTLKKGDFVVCGVEYGRMRALVDETGKQVNEAGPSIPVQVLGLSGVPESGDDFVAVKDERLAREVAAERLLKRRETRLVSKSNRLEDIMAQMGQGQGQQTLNILVKADVQGSVEALRDSLTQIGNELVKVNVISSGVGGITESEATLAAASKALVIGFNVRADASARKVIDTNGLDVRYFSIIYDVIDQVKQAASGLLGVEIREEIIGIAQVRDVFRSSKFGAVAGCMITEGLVKRSKPIRVLRDNVVVFQGELESLRRFKELVDEVRNGMECGIAVKQYNDVKVGDQIECFERIEVPRTL from the coding sequence ATGTCGGACGTCACTATCAAACAACTCGCCCATCAATTGGGCCTTCCGGTCGACAAGCTGCTCGGGCAGCTCGGCGAAGCCGGCATGAAATTTTCCGATGCGGAACAGGTCATCAGCAGCACCGAAAAGGTGAAACTGCTGGGCTTCCTGCGTCGCACGCATGGCAAGAACGATGCCGCTCCCGAAGGGGAAGGCACGTCGCCGCGCCAGATCACCCTGAAGCGCCGCACCGTCGGCGAGCTGAAGGTGAACTCGGGCTCGGGTCGTGGCGCCGGTCCGGCCAAGACGGTCAACGTCGAAGTCCGCGCCAAGCGCACGTACGTCAAGCGCAGCGCCATCGCCGAAGATGCGTCGCACGAGCCGGAGCGCGAGGACGCCGTGCGCAAGCTGGCCGAATCGCAGGCCCAGCGCGAGCAGGAAGAATCGCAGCGTCGCGAGGAAACCGAGCGCCGCGAGCAGGCCGAAGCGGCCCGTCGCGAAGCCGAGGCGGAAGCGCACCGCCAGGAAGCCGCTGCCGCCGAGTCGCGTCGCCAGGCCGAAGAAGCCGAGCAGCATGCGCGTGCGGAAGCCGCCCGCGCACAGACCGAGGCCGCTCCGGCACCGGCGGATGCCGCGCCCGATGCCACCGTGTCCGATGTCACGCAGCCCGCACCCGCGGCGTTGGGTGAGGACGGCTTGCCGACCCACCAGACGGCCAAGCTCGACAACCGCAAGCTCGGCATGATCCTGCCGCGCATCCACGAGCCGCGTAAGCGCGAGCGTGTGGTGTCCAAGCCGGTTCCGCCGCCGCCGCCCGCTCCCGCACCGGCACCGGTGGCTGCTGCCCCGGCACCGGCCGCGGCGCGTGCCGCCGCGCCGGCGCCTCGTCCGGCGCCCGGCGCCGTGGCGGCCGCCAACGACACCCGTGGCAATGCCCGTCCCAAGCACGGCGGTGGCGGTGGCTCGCCCGGCGGCGGTGGTGGTCGTAACGATCGCGACGCCGGCGGCAAGCGCTTCGCCGGTGGCGAAATGCACCTGTCCGATGCCGATCGCGCCCGTCGTTCGTCCAGCAACAACCGGCGTGGCGGCGGCAAGGACCGCGGCCGCATGACGGCATCGCGCGGCAACGCCTCCTCGGGTGGTCCGCACGGCTTCACGCGTCCCACCGCCGCGGTGGTGCGTGACGTCGTGATCGGCGACAACAATCTCGTGACCGAGCTGGCCCAGAAGATGGCCGTCAAGGGTGCCGAGGTGGTCAAGGCGCTGTTCAAGATGGGCGTCATGGCCACGATCAACCAGACGATCGACCATGACACCGCCGCGCTGGTCGTCGAGGAACTGGGCCACAATCCGGTCCGTGCCACCGACAACGACGCCGAAGCCGCGCTTGCCACGCATACGCAGAACGCGGAGCTGGAAGGTGACAAGGTCACGCGTCCGCCCGTCGTCACGATCATGGGCCATGTCGACCACGGCAAGACCTCGCTGCTGGATTACATCCGTCGCACCAAGGTCGCCTCGGGCGAAGCCGGTGGTATCACGCAGCACATCGGCGCGTACCACGTCGAGACCAGCCGTGGCGTCATCACCTTCCTCGACACCCCGGGCCATGCGGCGTTCACGTCGATGCGTGCTCGCGGTGCGCAGTCCACGGATATCGTGGTGCTGGTGGTGGCCGCCGACGACGGCGTCATGCCGCAGACTCAGGAAGCCGTGAAGCACGCGCGCGCCGCCAAGGTGCCGCTGATCGTCGCGGTCAACAAGATGGACAAGTCCGGCGCCAACCCGGACAACGTCAAGCAGGGCCTCGGCCTTCTTGAAGTCATCCCTGAAGAGTGGGGCGGCGACACCCCGTTCGTGCCGCTTTCGGCGAAGACGGGCGACGGCGTCGATGCGCTGCTCGACGCCATCTCGATCCAGGCCGAAGTCATGGAGCTCAAGGCCGTGGCCGATGGCCGCGCCTCGGGTGTCGTGATCGAATCCAGCCTCGACCGCGGTCGCGGTCCGGTGGCCACGGTGCTGGTGCAGCAAGGCACGCTGAAAAAGGGCGACTTCGTCGTCTGCGGTGTCGAATACGGCCGCATGCGCGCGCTGGTGGACGAAACCGGCAAGCAGGTCAACGAAGCCGGTCCGTCGATCCCCGTGCAGGTGCTGGGTCTGTCCGGCGTGCCGGAATCGGGTGACGACTTCGTCGCCGTGAAGGACGAGCGCCTGGCCCGCGAAGTGGCGGCCGAGCGTCTGCTCAAGCGTCGCGAAACCCGCCTGGTCTCGAAGTCCAACCGCCTGGAAGACATCATGGCGCAGATGGGCCAGGGCCAGGGCCAGCAGACCCTCAACATCCTGGTCAAGGCCGATGTGCAGGGTTCGGTCGAGGCGCTGCGCGATTCGCTCACCCAGATCGGCAACGAACTGGTCAAGGTGAACGTGATCTCGTCCGGCGTGGGCGGCATCACCGAGTCCGAAGCCACGCTGGCGGCGGCCTCCAAGGCGCTGGTCATCGGCTTCAACGTCCGTGCCGATGCCTCGGCACGCAAGGTGATCGATACCAACGGCCTGGATGTCCGTTACTTCTCGATCATCTACGACGTCATCGACCAGGTGAAGCAGGCGGCCTCCGGCCTCCTGGGCGTGGAGATCCGCGAAGAGATCATCGGTATCGCGCAGGTCCGCGACGTGTTCCGTTCGTCGAAGTTCGGCGCGGTCGCAGGCTGCATGATCACCGAGGGCCTCGTGAAGCGCTCCAAGCCGATCCGCGTGCTGCGCGACAACGTGGTGGTGTTCCAGGGTGAACTGGAATCGCTGCGCCGCTTCAAGGAACTCGTCGACGAAGTCCGCAACGGCATGGAATGCGGTATCGCGGTGAAGCAGTACAACGACGTGAAGGTCGGCGACCAGATCGAGTGCTTCGAGCGTATCGAAGTGCCGCGCACGCTGTAA
- the nusA gene encoding transcription termination factor NusA: MSKELLLVVDAVANEKGVPREVIFDAMEAALASAAKKRYPDEDPDIRVEIDRNTGDYETFRRWEIIEDDGEMEDPSFQIRLMDAQDEAGEGEVAEVGGWIEHQIENAEFGRIAAQAAKQVIVQRVREAERQQVVDAFVDRVGELVTGIVKRVERGNVYLDLGSNAEAFIPRDKTIPRESARVGDRVRGYLYEVKSEVRGPQLFVSRSAPEFMIELFKLEVPEVGQGLVEIKGCARDPGDRAKIAVVAHDSRTDPIGACIGMRGSRVQAVSNELNGERVDIILWHENQAQYVINAMAPAEVQSIIMDEEKHSMDIAVAEDKLSQAIGRGGQNVRLASKLTGWQLNVMTQDQVTAKTEAEQAAALALFQDKLEVDEEIASILVQEGFSSIEEIAYVPSGELLAVEGFDEDIVEELRARARDALLTQELAAEEGVEEITVDEELLGLDGMDETIAIALADRGVKTLDDLGDLAVDELIDIEGMTEERASQLIMAARAPMIARLEKGG; this comes from the coding sequence ATGAGCAAAGAACTTTTGCTGGTAGTCGACGCGGTCGCCAATGAAAAAGGCGTACCGCGCGAAGTCATTTTCGACGCCATGGAAGCGGCGCTGGCCTCGGCCGCGAAGAAGCGCTACCCCGATGAGGATCCGGACATCCGGGTCGAAATCGACCGCAACACGGGCGATTACGAGACCTTCCGTCGCTGGGAGATCATCGAGGACGACGGCGAGATGGAAGATCCGTCCTTCCAGATCCGCCTGATGGACGCCCAGGACGAAGCCGGCGAAGGCGAAGTGGCCGAGGTCGGTGGCTGGATCGAGCACCAGATCGAGAACGCCGAGTTCGGCCGCATCGCCGCGCAGGCCGCCAAGCAGGTCATCGTGCAGCGCGTGCGCGAAGCCGAGCGCCAGCAGGTGGTCGACGCCTTCGTCGATCGCGTCGGCGAACTGGTCACCGGCATCGTCAAGCGCGTGGAGCGCGGCAACGTCTACCTCGACCTGGGCAGCAACGCCGAGGCGTTCATCCCACGCGACAAGACGATTCCGCGCGAATCGGCCCGCGTCGGCGATCGCGTTCGCGGTTACCTGTACGAAGTGAAGTCGGAAGTCCGCGGTCCGCAGCTGTTCGTGTCGCGCAGCGCGCCGGAATTCATGATCGAACTGTTCAAGCTCGAAGTGCCGGAAGTCGGCCAGGGCCTGGTCGAGATCAAGGGCTGCGCCCGCGATCCGGGCGATCGCGCCAAGATCGCCGTGGTGGCCCACGACAGCCGCACCGATCCCATCGGCGCGTGCATCGGCATGCGCGGTTCGCGTGTGCAGGCCGTGTCCAACGAGCTCAACGGCGAGCGCGTCGACATCATCCTGTGGCACGAGAACCAGGCGCAGTACGTCATCAATGCCATGGCGCCGGCCGAAGTCCAGTCGATCATCATGGACGAGGAAAAGCACTCCATGGATATCGCGGTGGCCGAGGACAAGCTGTCCCAGGCCATCGGCCGCGGTGGCCAGAACGTGCGCCTGGCCAGCAAGCTCACCGGCTGGCAGCTCAACGTGATGACGCAGGACCAGGTCACGGCCAAGACCGAGGCCGAGCAGGCCGCGGCCCTGGCCCTGTTCCAGGACAAGCTCGAAGTGGACGAGGAAATCGCCAGCATCCTGGTGCAGGAAGGCTTCTCGTCCATCGAAGAAATCGCCTATGTGCCCAGCGGTGAACTGCTGGCAGTGGAAGGCTTCGACGAGGATATCGTCGAGGAACTCCGCGCCCGCGCCCGCGACGCTCTGCTCACGCAGGAACTCGCGGCCGAGGAAGGCGTCGAGGAAATCACGGTCGACGAGGAACTGCTCGGCCTGGATGGTATGGACGAAACGATCGCCATCGCGCTGGCGGATCGTGGTGTTAAGACGCTCGACGACCTGGGCGACCTCGCCGTCGACGAGCTCATCGATATCGAAGGCATGACGGAGGAGCGCGCATCGCAGCTGATCATGGCTGCGCGCGCCCCGATGATCGCCCGCCTGGAGAAAGGTGGTTAA
- the rimP gene encoding ribosome maturation factor RimP, with translation MDTNALSQRFSDIVAELGLEVLGMDFGPSDGQITLRVYLEVLAAERERREAAEQSVEVTVEDCEAASREFSAYLDVEDPIPGNYVLEVSSPGIDRPLFTAEQFARVSGQEVKVLLRAPIEGRRRLKGKVMDVAGEHIVVEGDAGRFEFEHADVESARVVPDWVALGYAPQPKPTPGGKKPK, from the coding sequence GTGGATACAAACGCACTTTCACAACGCTTTTCAGACATCGTGGCCGAACTGGGCCTCGAAGTGCTGGGCATGGATTTCGGGCCCTCGGATGGGCAGATCACGCTGCGCGTCTATCTCGAGGTGCTGGCTGCCGAACGCGAGCGTCGCGAAGCGGCCGAGCAGTCCGTCGAGGTCACCGTCGAGGACTGCGAAGCCGCCAGTCGCGAGTTCTCCGCGTACCTGGATGTTGAAGACCCGATTCCTGGCAACTATGTACTGGAGGTCTCTTCCCCCGGTATCGACCGTCCCCTGTTCACGGCGGAGCAGTTCGCCCGCGTGAGCGGCCAGGAGGTCAAGGTGCTGCTGAGGGCCCCGATCGAGGGGCGCCGGCGCCTGAAAGGCAAGGTCATGGACGTCGCCGGCGAGCACATTGTGGTCGAGGGCGATGCGGGCCGATTCGAATTCGAGCATGCGGACGTCGAAAGCGCCCGCGTGGTTCCCGACTGGGTGGCACTCGGCTATGCGCCGCAGCCGAAGCCCACGCCGGGCGGCAAGAAACCTAAATAA
- a CDS encoding GIY-YIG nuclease family protein: protein MENDVPYPRFASQGRAHVYVLPCRDQDLLKVGFSRDPFTRFRTLHRRFFDFFDLDRALLLDTEKVKDARRIERRLIETFAAERAMAPLVVPMSAAGHTEWYRGVYAVVVSLLSEIAQTEGFPLDLGLTGWLSDYLSARADLLHDWSLRLVDTLDWAAHNAPGEPGADRLRTALIDTLDMFVAAGLSIEPLVPDRVADWYAHGDHRRLFR, encoded by the coding sequence ATGGAGAACGATGTCCCCTACCCCCGCTTCGCCTCCCAGGGCCGGGCGCACGTCTACGTGCTGCCGTGCCGCGACCAGGACCTGCTGAAGGTCGGCTTCTCGCGGGACCCGTTCACGCGCTTCCGTACCCTGCACCGCCGTTTCTTCGACTTCTTCGACCTGGACCGGGCCCTGCTGCTGGATACCGAGAAAGTAAAGGACGCCCGGCGGATCGAGCGGCGGCTGATCGAAACCTTCGCCGCGGAACGGGCCATGGCCCCGCTGGTGGTGCCGATGTCCGCGGCGGGACATACGGAATGGTACCGGGGCGTCTACGCGGTCGTCGTCTCGTTACTGAGTGAGATCGCGCAGACCGAGGGCTTCCCGCTCGACCTCGGCCTGACCGGATGGCTGTCCGACTACCTTTCGGCGCGCGCCGATCTCCTGCACGACTGGTCGCTGCGGCTGGTCGACACGCTGGACTGGGCCGCACACAACGCACCCGGCGAGCCCGGGGCCGACCGGTTGCGCACGGCCCTCATCGACACGCTGGACATGTTCGTGGCTGCTGGGCTGTCGATCGAGCCGCTCGTGCCCGATCGCGTAGCGGACTGGTACGCCCATGGCGATCATCGGCGCCTGTTCCGCTGA